One part of the Salinivirga cyanobacteriivorans genome encodes these proteins:
- a CDS encoding beta-N-acetylhexosaminidase, with protein MLTKFIRYSLLACSLVLMLPACDKKQIDGQTMLIPKPDKTVFYEGAIQLNQGVKISSDQAFTSESQLLSGYIKNSGFLIAKTAENDIVLQIDKAMKPNSYDLEINQQVVVLKFGDNSGLKYGIQTLRQLLFFAAEGNKTIQNQHISDAPNYTYRGMHLDVARHFMPVDFIKKYIDMMAMLKMNYFHWHLVDDQGWRIEIKKYPKLTEVGSKRKETLTGHGGVKPFEYDGIPHEGFYTQEEIKEIVAYATQRGITIIPEIEMPGHARAAIAAYPELGVTGEKIEVWKRWGVSPYIYNVDESTFEFLEDVVDEVAQLFPGKYIHIGGDEAVKDQWKASPRIQQRMKDLGVKDEAALQSYFIKRIADYLRTKGKTIVGWDEILEGGAPEDAVVTFWRSWVKPSPALEAAKHGHKIIYTPASLCYFDHYQTTLKDSIEPMAIGGCTPVDSLYIKNPVKNNLPAELKNMVWGAQGNVWTEYMKTPDHVEHMVMPRMAALSEVLWTDKQHQNFQNFKRRFKFFAKWLEANNINYAKYIFEDN; from the coding sequence ATGCTTACAAAATTTATAAGGTATTCGTTGCTTGCATGCTCATTAGTACTGATGCTCCCGGCATGTGATAAAAAACAAATAGATGGACAAACAATGTTAATTCCCAAACCTGATAAAACGGTTTTCTATGAAGGCGCTATTCAATTAAATCAGGGGGTGAAAATATCATCTGATCAGGCATTCACCAGTGAATCGCAGCTGTTATCCGGTTATATAAAAAATTCCGGGTTTTTAATTGCCAAAACTGCAGAAAATGACATTGTTCTGCAAATCGATAAGGCTATGAAACCAAATTCCTATGATTTAGAAATCAATCAACAAGTTGTTGTACTGAAATTTGGTGATAATTCCGGATTGAAGTATGGTATTCAAACATTAAGACAGCTTTTATTTTTTGCGGCAGAGGGCAATAAAACCATTCAAAATCAACACATATCCGATGCTCCAAATTATACTTACCGTGGTATGCATCTGGATGTGGCACGTCATTTTATGCCTGTGGATTTTATTAAAAAATATATCGATATGATGGCGATGCTGAAAATGAACTATTTTCATTGGCATTTGGTCGACGACCAGGGGTGGCGCATTGAAATTAAGAAATATCCGAAATTAACTGAAGTAGGATCAAAACGGAAAGAAACCCTCACCGGACATGGAGGTGTAAAACCTTTCGAATACGATGGGATTCCGCATGAAGGATTTTACACACAGGAAGAAATTAAGGAAATTGTAGCTTATGCCACTCAACGCGGAATAACAATCATTCCCGAAATAGAAATGCCCGGTCATGCACGCGCAGCCATTGCTGCATATCCCGAATTAGGTGTAACGGGCGAAAAAATTGAGGTTTGGAAACGGTGGGGCGTTTCACCCTATATTTACAACGTTGATGAGTCAACTTTTGAATTTTTGGAAGACGTAGTGGATGAGGTGGCTCAATTATTTCCAGGAAAATATATTCACATTGGTGGAGATGAAGCCGTAAAAGACCAGTGGAAAGCTTCACCCAGAATTCAGCAACGGATGAAAGATCTTGGCGTAAAAGATGAGGCAGCTTTGCAAAGCTATTTTATTAAGCGCATAGCCGATTATTTACGTACCAAAGGTAAAACCATTGTCGGATGGGACGAAATTCTTGAAGGAGGTGCTCCTGAAGATGCTGTAGTTACATTCTGGCGCAGTTGGGTAAAACCCAGCCCCGCATTGGAAGCAGCAAAGCACGGACATAAAATAATTTATACTCCGGCATCTTTATGTTATTTCGATCATTATCAAACTACTTTGAAGGACTCCATTGAACCGATGGCCATTGGTGGATGTACGCCGGTTGATTCTTTGTACATTAAAAATCCTGTAAAGAATAACTTACCTGCTGAACTTAAAAATATGGTTTGGGGTGCTCAGGGCAATGTATGGACTGAGTACATGAAAACACCGGATCATGTGGAACACATGGTGATGCCACGCATGGCTGCTTTGTCTGAAGTTTTATGGACAGATAAACAGCATCAGAATTTTCAGAATTTTAAGCGCCGGTTTAAATTTTTTGCTAAATGGTTGGAGGCAAATAATATTAATTATGCCAAATATATTTTCGAAGACAATTAG
- the istB gene encoding IS21-like element helper ATPase IstB gives MEQIKQIKQYADKLRLTKLRNNADKMVHQAQIDSPSYLEYTHELLYQEILQRRKNDYERRLKMARLPKSHDLDQYDFNFANGITRPQLKELRELLWMEQNYNVILMGPSGTGKTFLAAGLIYQAITSGYKAYFMTMEDIINTIKMKEMVSSALATYNRLLKAHLIAIDDIMLMPIKKHEAVAFFNLINQLHEQCSIIITTNKSPKQWAETLDDEVLTSALLDRILYRCEVIKLSGSSYRMENRQTIFKEEKS, from the coding sequence ATGGAACAAATCAAACAAATCAAGCAATACGCCGACAAACTCAGGCTGACCAAACTAAGAAACAACGCTGATAAAATGGTGCACCAGGCACAGATCGACAGCCCTTCTTATCTGGAATATACCCATGAACTCCTTTATCAGGAAATCTTACAACGCCGAAAAAACGATTACGAAAGAAGGTTGAAAATGGCGCGCCTTCCTAAATCTCACGACCTTGATCAATATGACTTTAACTTTGCCAATGGCATTACCAGGCCACAATTAAAAGAGCTCAGGGAATTATTGTGGATGGAGCAAAATTACAATGTCATCTTGATGGGTCCCTCAGGTACAGGCAAAACTTTTTTGGCCGCTGGACTTATATATCAAGCAATCACATCGGGATATAAAGCATATTTTATGACCATGGAAGACATTATCAACACCATAAAAATGAAGGAAATGGTATCATCTGCACTGGCCACTTACAATCGTCTTTTAAAAGCTCATTTGATAGCTATTGACGATATTATGCTTATGCCCATTAAAAAGCATGAAGCCGTCGCTTTCTTTAACCTGATCAATCAACTACATGAACAGTGCTCCATAATTATTACCACCAATAAATCGCCTAAACAATGGGCGGAAACCCTCGATGATGAGGTATTAACATCTGCCTTGTTAGACAGGATACTTTACCGCTGTGAAGTAATCAAGCTATCAGGTAGTAGTTATCGCATGGAGAACAGGCAAACCATATTTAAAGAGGAAAAATCATAA
- a CDS encoding pyridoxamine kinase, with amino-acid sequence MLKNPVQKVAAIHDLSGYGRASLTVVIPVLSSMGFQVCPIPTAVLSTHSQYKNYRFVDLTEHIPGIMEHWKELNLEFDAIYSGFLGSAQQIDMMIDFIDQFKRPETIVMIDPVLGDNGKLYGPFNQEMVDEMRKLVCKADIITPNTTEVGLLLNNDPEMIKNTKDTLQAIDELTALGPEIIVVTSVPDGDDGKTAVVAYNRQDGRYWKVPVDYLPAAYPGTGDTFASVLLGCLLQGDNLPMSLDRAVHFISHGVRSTFGFHYDEKEGILLEKVLPALKAPAQISSYEVLKKH; translated from the coding sequence ATGTTAAAGAATCCTGTGCAAAAGGTAGCTGCTATTCATGATTTAAGCGGATATGGAAGAGCCTCGCTTACCGTTGTTATTCCTGTGCTTAGCTCCATGGGCTTCCAGGTTTGTCCAATTCCTACAGCTGTGCTTTCCACACACAGCCAGTATAAAAATTACCGTTTCGTTGATTTAACTGAACATATACCCGGTATTATGGAGCATTGGAAAGAGTTAAATCTTGAATTTGATGCCATTTACAGTGGTTTCCTTGGCTCTGCGCAGCAAATCGACATGATGATTGACTTCATTGATCAGTTTAAACGACCAGAAACAATAGTAATGATTGATCCTGTGTTGGGTGATAATGGTAAACTTTATGGGCCGTTTAACCAAGAAATGGTAGATGAAATGCGCAAACTGGTGTGCAAAGCTGATATTATTACACCAAATACCACTGAAGTGGGACTCTTGCTCAATAACGACCCTGAAATGATTAAAAATACAAAAGATACCTTGCAAGCTATTGATGAACTCACGGCACTTGGGCCTGAAATTATTGTTGTCACAAGTGTGCCCGATGGCGACGATGGTAAAACTGCCGTAGTGGCATACAACCGTCAGGACGGGCGATACTGGAAAGTCCCGGTCGATTATTTACCAGCGGCTTATCCCGGCACAGGAGATACCTTTGCAAGTGTCTTGCTGGGATGCTTGCTACAGGGCGATAATTTACCCATGTCACTCGACCGGGCCGTACATTTTATTTCGCACGGTGTCAGGTCTACATTTGGTTTTCATTACGACGAAAAAGAGGGTATATTGCTCGAAAAGGTTTTGCCTGCACTAAAAGCACCAGCCCAAATTAGTAGTTACGAAGTGCTAAAAAAACATTAA
- a CDS encoding copper homeostasis protein CutC — protein sequence MINRKLEICCYTAESAILAEAAGAHRIELCDNYAEGGTTPSFATIQKVVDNLDIPVNVIVRPRGGDFVYSEIEYAVIKEDVRMIKDLGANGVVVGFLSANGEIDLSRTKTIIEMVGNMEVTFHRAFDMCKDPYRALDQLIELDVTRILTSGQMNSALEGADLIGRLIKKAQNNISIMPGSGVNAQNLDALIAQTNATDFHSSAKTFIQGKTNFQDQAVSMNGSTNPEEFRHISVDQEQVRAMLKVLNEKL from the coding sequence ATGATTAATCGGAAATTAGAAATATGCTGCTATACTGCTGAATCGGCCATTTTAGCTGAAGCAGCCGGCGCCCATCGCATTGAGTTGTGCGATAATTATGCAGAAGGAGGTACTACGCCCTCTTTTGCCACGATTCAAAAAGTAGTTGATAATCTTGATATCCCGGTAAACGTGATTGTGCGCCCGCGTGGTGGAGATTTTGTATATTCAGAAATCGAGTATGCAGTTATCAAAGAAGATGTACGCATGATAAAGGATTTGGGAGCCAATGGGGTAGTGGTTGGTTTTCTTTCTGCTAATGGTGAAATAGACCTGAGCCGCACAAAAACTATTATTGAAATGGTGGGCAACATGGAAGTGACTTTTCACCGGGCTTTTGATATGTGTAAAGATCCGTACAGGGCATTAGATCAGCTTATTGAATTAGACGTAACTCGCATACTAACCTCCGGACAAATGAATAGCGCTTTAGAGGGAGCCGATTTAATTGGCCGGTTGATCAAAAAAGCACAGAATAACATCAGCATTATGCCAGGCAGTGGCGTTAATGCACAAAACCTTGACGCTTTAATTGCACAAACCAATGCTACAGATTTCCACAGTAGCGCTAAAACATTTATTCAGGGTAAAACGAACTTTCAAGACCAAGCTGTAAGCATGAACGGTAGTACTAATCCGGAAGAATTCAGGCACATTTCGGTTGATCAGGAGCAGGTCAGAGCAATGCTGAAAGTTTTAAATGAAAAGTTATAG
- the ltrA gene encoding group II intron reverse transcriptase/maturase: MCYFHAQPIRGKEIPKGGGKMRLLGIPTAVDRTLQQAVLRVVMLRYEQEFSNYSYGFRPERNTHQAVGKSLHYINSGYQHIVEIDLKQFFDNVDHVLLLQLLYRKVKCKATMSLIRRWLRAPLEKDGKLIKRRKGVPQGSPISPLLSNIILHELDTEMERLGLRFVRYADDFSIYCKTKSEARRAGNQVYLYLRDKLKLPINREKSGIRRPTQFQILGFGFAPVYQKGVKGKYQLVVTRKRWKTFKAKLKDVTRKTKPMSFDERIAKLKEIQRGWLNAFKYANIKVNLEELDGWLRNRLRYCIWHHWKKPEKKRRSLLRLGVDPDHAYAWSRTRMGGWAVAQSPILGTTITKTRLKKRGYVSLTEMFKTISKTSGIYTLFSFAELVLRPRFPWFREPPYT; the protein is encoded by the coding sequence ATTTGCTATTTTCACGCTCAACCGATTAGGGGCAAAGAGATACCCAAGGGAGGAGGTAAAATGCGCCTTCTGGGTATCCCTACCGCAGTAGACCGGACGCTACAACAGGCAGTTCTACGTGTGGTAATGTTGCGCTACGAACAGGAATTTTCAAACTATAGTTATGGGTTTCGTCCGGAACGGAACACGCATCAGGCCGTAGGAAAATCATTGCACTACATCAATTCAGGCTACCAACACATTGTTGAAATCGATCTCAAACAGTTTTTCGACAATGTCGATCATGTGCTGCTTTTACAATTGCTCTACCGGAAGGTTAAGTGTAAAGCCACCATGAGTCTTATCAGGCGTTGGTTGAGAGCACCACTCGAAAAAGATGGTAAACTCATAAAACGCAGGAAAGGAGTACCGCAAGGCAGTCCGATTAGCCCGTTACTGTCCAACATCATCTTACATGAGTTAGATACAGAAATGGAGCGTCTAGGGCTAAGATTTGTCCGCTATGCCGATGATTTTAGCATTTACTGCAAAACAAAATCAGAAGCAAGGAGAGCAGGCAATCAGGTTTACCTTTACCTGAGGGATAAGTTAAAACTTCCGATTAACCGGGAGAAAAGCGGCATCCGACGGCCTACACAATTCCAGATATTGGGATTTGGATTTGCTCCGGTATATCAAAAAGGAGTAAAGGGCAAATACCAATTAGTAGTGACCCGGAAGAGATGGAAAACGTTCAAAGCCAAGTTGAAAGATGTAACCCGAAAGACCAAACCAATGAGCTTTGATGAGCGTATTGCAAAGCTGAAAGAAATCCAACGTGGATGGCTCAACGCTTTTAAATATGCCAATATCAAAGTGAATTTGGAGGAATTAGACGGATGGCTCCGTAACCGCTTACGTTACTGCATCTGGCATCACTGGAAAAAGCCCGAAAAGAAAAGGCGGAGCCTTCTCCGATTGGGCGTCGATCCAGACCATGCTTATGCATGGAGCCGCACCAGGATGGGAGGTTGGGCAGTCGCTCAAAGCCCAATATTGGGCACCACCATCACTAAAACCCGTTTAAAGAAACGCGGTTATGTCTCTTTAACAGAAATGTTTAAAACGATCTCCAAAACTTCGGGTATCTACACGCTGTTTAGCTTCGCTGAACTCGTCCTTCGTCCTCGGTTCCCATGGTTTAGAGAACCGCCGTATACGTGA
- the istB gene encoding IS21-like element helper ATPase IstB, translating into MKVLDQIKNYADILRLTKLKNEPEVVLHQAQIDKPSYQEFALLLLQREVQHRRKTDLERRLKLARLPKDHNLDKYDFNMANGMSVPQLKQLRELLWLEQNYNLILMGPSGTGKTYVAAGLVNDAVKSGHKAYFITMEELVTVLKMKEMTSTALNTYNRLLKAHLVAIDDIMLFPIKKHEAVAFFNLINHLHEQTSVIITTNKSPQQWAEMLDDEVLATALLDRLLFKCEVVKLTGKSYRMENRKTIFEQ; encoded by the coding sequence ATGAAAGTATTAGATCAAATTAAAAACTATGCCGATATTTTACGGCTAACAAAGTTAAAGAACGAACCGGAAGTAGTGCTTCACCAGGCACAGATAGACAAACCTTCTTACCAGGAATTTGCATTACTGCTCTTACAAAGAGAAGTGCAACACAGAAGGAAAACAGATCTTGAAAGGAGATTGAAATTAGCCCGGCTACCTAAAGATCACAATCTTGACAAGTATGATTTTAATATGGCAAACGGTATGTCTGTCCCCCAATTAAAACAATTACGGGAATTATTATGGCTGGAACAAAATTACAATTTGATACTCATGGGACCTTCAGGAACAGGAAAAACATATGTTGCCGCAGGTCTGGTTAACGATGCCGTAAAATCTGGACATAAAGCATACTTCATCACCATGGAGGAACTAGTAACCGTACTAAAAATGAAAGAAATGACTTCTACCGCACTAAATACCTACAACCGTCTTTTAAAGGCTCATTTAGTGGCAATAGACGACATAATGCTGTTTCCTATCAAGAAACATGAAGCTGTCGCTTTTTTCAATCTCATAAATCATTTGCATGAACAAACATCTGTAATTATCACAACAAATAAATCCCCTCAGCAATGGGCAGAAATGCTCGATGATGAAGTACTGGCAACAGCTTTGCTGGACAGACTATTATTTAAATGTGAAGTAGTAAAGCTGACTGGGAAAAGTTACAGAATGGAAAACAGAAAAACTATCTTCGAGCAGTAA
- a CDS encoding type II toxin-antitoxin system RelE/ParE family toxin, which translates to MRKIVWNKYARLDYYKNIDYLLENWDETVTQNFVDAVNKIIEVLKKGQFDFQNTNITNIRRVVLTRQITLFYKTEDHSVELLRFWNNYQNPEQMNI; encoded by the coding sequence ATGAGAAAAATCGTATGGAATAAATATGCGCGTTTAGATTATTATAAAAATATTGATTACTTATTAGAGAATTGGGATGAGACAGTAACTCAAAACTTCGTTGATGCTGTAAACAAAATAATTGAAGTACTCAAAAAAGGTCAATTTGATTTTCAAAATACAAATATTACAAACATCAGACGTGTAGTACTTACCCGACAAATAACATTATTCTATAAAACAGAAGACCATTCAGTTGAACTTCTGCGCTTTTGGAATAATTATCAGAATCCGGAACAGATGAATATCTAA
- the istA gene encoding IS21 family transposase, with product MKKKEKFCMWYKVKELSENGFNKSQISREIGIDRRTVKRYLSMGEEDFHDWIRQGKNLPRKLAAYADFVKDELNEHADLSAAQIEDHLKEKYADDLPEVHSKTVYNFVQMIREKYNIPKPRSESQRDFGQLPQTPYGQEAQVDFGETYMRTVEGNRRKVYFFAILLSRSRHKFVYFQERPFTATDAVYAHFLAFEFFGGIPRKIIYDQDCVFIKDENLGDYKLTHEFNSFVQNQPFKAVFCRKADPQSKGKIENVVGYIKNNFLRGRPFRGISLLNEEGLAWLARTANAKKHTTTHKVPYKEWKIEKQYLLPYKKQQLSHEQTLRSHTVRKNNTVLLHKNSYQLPLGTYKGPGSKVLYSIKEGKVFFYRSSGNNGLITSYDLCIGEGEYLRNTDFRRDKSKTLPQTYAEALERLGNTDKAKFYLELIKSDKSRYYHDNLRAIAKKITGFTQQHIDKGLDYCMECQYYNANSLYQAIIHIANQAEKNSKTKVNIERPQTTKFMEKATIKADTSNINTYEKLF from the coding sequence ATGAAAAAAAAAGAAAAATTTTGTATGTGGTACAAAGTTAAAGAATTATCAGAAAATGGTTTCAATAAAAGCCAGATTTCAAGAGAAATTGGCATTGACCGCCGAACCGTAAAACGCTATTTAAGCATGGGTGAAGAAGATTTCCATGATTGGATACGCCAGGGAAAAAACCTGCCCCGAAAACTTGCAGCTTATGCAGATTTCGTTAAAGATGAACTAAATGAGCATGCAGATTTGTCGGCAGCGCAAATTGAAGATCACTTGAAAGAAAAATACGCAGATGACCTGCCTGAAGTACACAGTAAAACAGTGTATAATTTTGTGCAAATGATCCGTGAAAAGTACAATATTCCCAAACCAAGATCGGAGAGTCAACGGGACTTCGGCCAATTACCACAGACGCCTTACGGACAAGAGGCTCAGGTCGATTTTGGCGAGACTTACATGCGCACTGTCGAAGGCAATCGACGAAAGGTTTATTTCTTTGCAATATTACTTTCCCGTTCACGGCATAAATTTGTTTATTTTCAAGAAAGGCCCTTCACTGCTACTGATGCGGTTTATGCTCATTTTCTTGCATTTGAGTTTTTTGGAGGCATCCCCCGAAAAATAATTTATGACCAGGACTGTGTTTTCATAAAAGATGAAAACCTTGGCGATTATAAGCTGACCCATGAGTTCAACAGTTTTGTACAAAACCAGCCATTTAAAGCTGTTTTTTGTCGGAAAGCTGACCCTCAAAGCAAGGGAAAGATCGAGAATGTGGTCGGTTATATAAAGAACAATTTTTTAAGGGGAAGGCCCTTCAGGGGCATCAGTTTACTCAATGAGGAAGGGCTGGCATGGCTTGCACGAACAGCAAATGCAAAAAAACATACCACTACCCACAAAGTGCCTTATAAAGAATGGAAAATCGAAAAACAATATCTTTTACCTTACAAAAAACAGCAATTGTCACATGAACAAACATTACGGTCGCATACCGTAAGAAAAAACAATACGGTTTTATTGCACAAAAACAGCTACCAGCTTCCCCTTGGCACATACAAAGGGCCTGGTTCAAAGGTACTTTATTCCATAAAAGAAGGGAAAGTATTCTTTTACCGATCCTCCGGGAATAACGGGTTGATCACAAGTTATGACCTGTGCATAGGTGAAGGGGAATACCTGCGCAACACGGACTTTAGGCGCGATAAATCAAAAACACTTCCACAGACTTATGCCGAAGCACTGGAAAGGTTGGGCAATACAGACAAAGCCAAATTTTACCTTGAACTGATCAAAAGCGATAAGTCAAGATACTACCACGACAACCTGCGGGCAATAGCCAAAAAAATCACAGGCTTTACGCAACAGCATATCGATAAAGGCCTTGATTATTGCATGGAATGTCAATATTACAATGCGAACAGTCTCTATCAGGCCATAATCCATATTGCAAACCAAGCAGAAAAGAACAGTAAAACGAAGGTAAACATAGAGCGCCCTCAAACCACTAAATTTATGGAAAAAGCTACTATTAAGGCCGACACAAGCAACATTAATACTTACGAAAAACTATTTTAG
- the istA gene encoding IS21 family transposase encodes MNKNKKVFMWYKIKELSAQGLNQSQIKLELGIDRGTVRKYLLMNEAQFLEWISTPRRMPKKLNGYYNFVKELLGNAPYLSAAQVEDRLKERYTNLPDVSSKTVYNFVQTVRKEQNIPKYKEKLPRQYEKLAETEYGEEAQVDFGSYRMLSRGSGRVKIYFFTIVLSRSRHKFIYCQRMPFTTESANYAHELAFEYFEGIPRRILYDQDRVFITDENLGDVLLTEKFMQFTNAHPFDVVFCKKADPESKGKVENVVKYVKHNYLKGRVFQDIDTLQKEALLWLERTGNAKVHGTTKRIPKEEWEKEKQHLLPYNGKPEKPFLKLPTHPVRKDNTVLYRSNYYSVPLGTYQDRDTKILLEEKDGKLFFYTGDNQLLATHDLCLDIGRIIKNNDHAREKSKTLQKTYELVLESLRHIPQAEQYLAEIENNRPRNFHDSLRVMQKNIERSSAEAINFALVYCYENKILNANRFAEVLNYFEKEQGLENVKHSICIETGGLNKQQNDDMQPQKSDINEYESIMN; translated from the coding sequence ATGAATAAAAACAAAAAAGTTTTTATGTGGTACAAAATTAAAGAATTATCGGCACAAGGACTAAATCAAAGTCAAATTAAATTAGAATTAGGTATTGACAGAGGAACTGTACGCAAGTACCTTTTAATGAACGAAGCTCAGTTTTTAGAGTGGATCAGTACTCCTCGTAGAATGCCTAAAAAGCTAAATGGGTATTATAATTTTGTCAAAGAATTATTGGGTAACGCACCTTATTTGTCAGCAGCCCAGGTTGAGGATAGATTAAAAGAACGTTATACGAATCTACCTGATGTAAGCAGCAAAACTGTCTATAATTTTGTTCAAACAGTAAGAAAAGAGCAAAATATACCCAAGTATAAAGAAAAACTTCCACGGCAATATGAGAAGCTTGCAGAGACAGAATATGGAGAAGAAGCACAAGTAGATTTTGGCTCATACCGTATGCTTAGTCGCGGAAGTGGCAGGGTTAAGATTTACTTTTTCACAATAGTTCTCTCACGGTCACGACATAAGTTTATTTACTGCCAACGAATGCCATTTACTACCGAGTCAGCAAATTATGCACATGAGCTTGCATTCGAATATTTTGAGGGCATACCCCGTCGAATACTCTATGATCAGGATCGTGTTTTTATAACAGATGAAAATCTTGGGGATGTCCTTCTTACGGAGAAATTTATGCAGTTTACAAATGCCCATCCATTTGATGTGGTGTTTTGCAAAAAAGCAGATCCCGAGAGTAAAGGAAAAGTAGAAAACGTTGTAAAATACGTAAAGCATAATTATCTAAAAGGGAGAGTTTTTCAAGATATTGACACTTTACAAAAAGAAGCCTTGCTGTGGCTTGAACGCACCGGAAATGCCAAGGTGCATGGCACAACCAAACGCATTCCAAAAGAAGAATGGGAAAAAGAAAAGCAACACCTGCTGCCCTATAATGGGAAACCAGAAAAACCATTTTTAAAATTACCGACACACCCTGTCCGAAAAGATAATACGGTGCTTTATCGAAGCAATTATTACAGTGTGCCTTTGGGGACTTATCAAGATAGGGACACAAAGATTTTACTCGAAGAAAAAGATGGAAAACTTTTCTTCTATACTGGTGATAATCAATTACTGGCTACACATGACCTCTGTTTAGACATCGGTCGGATTATTAAAAATAATGACCACGCAAGGGAAAAATCAAAGACACTGCAAAAAACGTATGAGTTGGTTTTGGAGAGTTTAAGACACATCCCCCAGGCTGAGCAATACCTGGCAGAAATAGAGAATAATAGACCCCGTAATTTTCATGATAGCCTCAGGGTTATGCAAAAGAACATCGAAAGGTCATCTGCAGAAGCAATCAATTTTGCTTTGGTTTATTGTTATGAAAACAAGATACTAAATGCCAACCGTTTTGCCGAAGTACTAAATTATTTTGAGAAAGAACAAGGTTTAGAGAATGTGAAACACAGCATATGTATAGAAACCGGTGGGCTGAATAAGCAACAAAATGATGATATGCAGCCTCAAAAAAGCGACATCAATGAATATGAATCAATAATGAATTAG